From the genome of Impatiens glandulifera chromosome 9, dImpGla2.1, whole genome shotgun sequence, one region includes:
- the LOC124915912 gene encoding keratin, type I cytoskeletal 9-like has translation MAVMESNMMKIMKNQTSNKKEFADLLKTHNEMEQTLKKNTYEVRIVNKSYSKFEKNFFKRQSELLDCKKENNVEMHNEVMDGISLIRDQMVEIQGNIRRADAERLEQADSFARNIQDEKDVKAAAEKEKNFITQGEDNNGRRGGGVSTGTRSKRNSTGDNSDRPIKKGGGRSGDRGGRSIGGRNGDLGGRSGGTGRGGHSLPHFHKLLTSEEISGQGFTYPIDPLSKREEQ, from the coding sequence ATGGCTGTAATGGAATCAAATATGATGAAGATTATGAAGAATCAGACATCTAACAAGAAGGAATTTGCTGATCTTCTTAAAACCCATAATGAGATGGAGCAGACactgaagaagaacacgtacgAGGTTCGTATCGTCAACAAGTCTTActctaaatttgaaaagaacttcttcaaaCGGCAAAGCGAATTGCTCGACTGCAAAAAAGAAAACAACGTTGAAATGCATAATGAAGTTATggatggaattagcttaattcgaGATCAGATGGTTGAGATTCAAGGTAATATTAGGCGAGCTGATGCTGAGAGGTTAGAACAGGCCGATTCCTTTGCAAGGAATATTCAGGATGAAAAAGATGTCAAGGCTGCGGCCGAGAAAGAGAAGAATTTTATCACTCAAGGTGAGGACAATAACGGAAGAAGAGGTGGTGGTGTTTCAACAGGCACCAGGTCCAAGAGAAATTCAACTGGTGATAATAGCGACAGACCAATCAAAAAAGGCGGAGGTCGCAGCGGCGATCGCGGTGGAAGAAGTATCGGAGGTCGCAACGGTGATCTTGGTGGTCGAAGTGGTGGAACTGGTCGTGGTGGCCATTCTCTCCCTCATTTTCACAAGCTTCTGACTAGTGAAGAAATCAGCGGTCAAGGATTCACCTACCCGATCGACCCACTCtcgaaaagggaagaacaataa